From the genome of Callithrix jacchus isolate 240 chromosome 7, calJac240_pri, whole genome shotgun sequence, one region includes:
- the MFAP2 gene encoding microfibrillar-associated protein 2 isoform X2 produces MKAAYLFLLFLPGPLVQGQYDLDPPPPFPDHVQYTHYGDQIDNPDYYDYQEVTSRPSEEQFQFQSQQQVQQEVIAAPTPEPGNAELEPTEPGPLDCREEQYPCTRLYSIHKPCKQCLNEVCFYSLRRVYVINKEICVRTVCAHEELLRADLCRDKFSKCGVMASSGLCPSVAASCARSCGGC; encoded by the exons ATGAAAGCTGCCTACCTCTTCCTGCTATTCCTGCCTG GCCCGCTGGTTCAGGGCCAGTATGACCTGGACCCGCCGCCGCCATTCCCTGACCACGTCCAGTACACCCACTACGGCGACCAGATCG ACAACCCAGACTACTATGATTATCAAG AGGTGACTTCTCGACCTTCGGAGGAACAGTTTCAGTTCCAGTCCCAACAGCAAGTCCAACAGGAAGTCATAGCAGCCCCAACCCCAG AACCAGGAAATGCAGAGCTGGAGCCCACGGAGCCTGGGCCTCTGG actgccgTGAGGAGCAGTATCCATGTACCCGCCTCTACTCCATACACAAGCCTTGCAAGCAGTGTCTGAACGAGGTCTGCTTCTACAG CCTCCGCCGCGTGTACGTCATCAATAAGGAGATCTGTGTCCGCACAGTGTGTGCCCATGAGGAGCTCCTCCGAG CTGACCTCTGTCGGGACAAGTTCTCCAAATGTGGCGTGATGGCCAGCAGCGGCCTGTGTCCATCCGTGGCGGCCTCCTGTGCCAGGAGCTGTGGGGGCTGCTAG
- the MFAP2 gene encoding microfibrillar-associated protein 2 isoform X4, translated as MKAAYLFLLFLPDNPDYYDYQEVTSRPSEEQFQFQSQQQVQQEVIAAPTPEPGNAELEPTEPGPLDCREEQYPCTRLYSIHKPCKQCLNEVCFYSLRRVYVINKEICVRTVCAHEELLRADLCRDKFSKCGVMASSGLCPSVAASCARSCGGC; from the exons ATGAAAGCTGCCTACCTCTTCCTGCTATTCCTGCCTG ACAACCCAGACTACTATGATTATCAAG AGGTGACTTCTCGACCTTCGGAGGAACAGTTTCAGTTCCAGTCCCAACAGCAAGTCCAACAGGAAGTCATAGCAGCCCCAACCCCAG AACCAGGAAATGCAGAGCTGGAGCCCACGGAGCCTGGGCCTCTGG actgccgTGAGGAGCAGTATCCATGTACCCGCCTCTACTCCATACACAAGCCTTGCAAGCAGTGTCTGAACGAGGTCTGCTTCTACAG CCTCCGCCGCGTGTACGTCATCAATAAGGAGATCTGTGTCCGCACAGTGTGTGCCCATGAGGAGCTCCTCCGAG CTGACCTCTGTCGGGACAAGTTCTCCAAATGTGGCGTGATGGCCAGCAGCGGCCTGTGTCCATCCGTGGCGGCCTCCTGTGCCAGGAGCTGTGGGGGCTGCTAG
- the MFAP2 gene encoding microfibrillar-associated protein 2 isoform X3, which produces MKAAYLFLLFLPAGPLVQGQYDLDPPPPFPDHVQYTHYGDQIDNPDYYDYQEVTSRPSEEQFQFQSQQQVQQEVIAAPTPDCREEQYPCTRLYSIHKPCKQCLNEVCFYSLRRVYVINKEICVRTVCAHEELLRADLCRDKFSKCGVMASSGLCPSVAASCARSCGGC; this is translated from the exons ATGAAAGCTGCCTACCTCTTCCTGCTATTCCTGCCTG CAGGCCCGCTGGTTCAGGGCCAGTATGACCTGGACCCGCCGCCGCCATTCCCTGACCACGTCCAGTACACCCACTACGGCGACCAGATCG ACAACCCAGACTACTATGATTATCAAG AGGTGACTTCTCGACCTTCGGAGGAACAGTTTCAGTTCCAGTCCCAACAGCAAGTCCAACAGGAAGTCATAGCAGCCCCAACCCCAG actgccgTGAGGAGCAGTATCCATGTACCCGCCTCTACTCCATACACAAGCCTTGCAAGCAGTGTCTGAACGAGGTCTGCTTCTACAG CCTCCGCCGCGTGTACGTCATCAATAAGGAGATCTGTGTCCGCACAGTGTGTGCCCATGAGGAGCTCCTCCGAG CTGACCTCTGTCGGGACAAGTTCTCCAAATGTGGCGTGATGGCCAGCAGCGGCCTGTGTCCATCCGTGGCGGCCTCCTGTGCCAGGAGCTGTGGGGGCTGCTAG
- the MFAP2 gene encoding microfibrillar-associated protein 2 isoform X1, whose amino-acid sequence MKAAYLFLLFLPAGPLVQGQYDLDPPPPFPDHVQYTHYGDQIDNPDYYDYQEVTSRPSEEQFQFQSQQQVQQEVIAAPTPEPGNAELEPTEPGPLDCREEQYPCTRLYSIHKPCKQCLNEVCFYSLRRVYVINKEICVRTVCAHEELLRADLCRDKFSKCGVMASSGLCPSVAASCARSCGGC is encoded by the exons ATGAAAGCTGCCTACCTCTTCCTGCTATTCCTGCCTG CAGGCCCGCTGGTTCAGGGCCAGTATGACCTGGACCCGCCGCCGCCATTCCCTGACCACGTCCAGTACACCCACTACGGCGACCAGATCG ACAACCCAGACTACTATGATTATCAAG AGGTGACTTCTCGACCTTCGGAGGAACAGTTTCAGTTCCAGTCCCAACAGCAAGTCCAACAGGAAGTCATAGCAGCCCCAACCCCAG AACCAGGAAATGCAGAGCTGGAGCCCACGGAGCCTGGGCCTCTGG actgccgTGAGGAGCAGTATCCATGTACCCGCCTCTACTCCATACACAAGCCTTGCAAGCAGTGTCTGAACGAGGTCTGCTTCTACAG CCTCCGCCGCGTGTACGTCATCAATAAGGAGATCTGTGTCCGCACAGTGTGTGCCCATGAGGAGCTCCTCCGAG CTGACCTCTGTCGGGACAAGTTCTCCAAATGTGGCGTGATGGCCAGCAGCGGCCTGTGTCCATCCGTGGCGGCCTCCTGTGCCAGGAGCTGTGGGGGCTGCTAG